One segment of Tenrec ecaudatus isolate mTenEca1 chromosome 1, mTenEca1.hap1, whole genome shotgun sequence DNA contains the following:
- the TRIP10 gene encoding cdc42-interacting protein 4 isoform X1, with translation MDWGTELWDQFEVLERHTQWGLDLLDKYVKFVKERTEVEQAYAKQLRSLVKKYLPKRPAKDDPDSKFSQQQAFLQILQEVNDFAGQRELVAENLSVRVCLELAKYSQEMKQERKLHFQEGRRAQQQLENGFKQLENSKRKFERDCREAEKAAQTAERLDQDINATKADVEKAKQQAHLRSHMAEESKNEYAAQLQRFNRDQAHFYFSQMPQIFDKLQDMDERRASRLGAGYGFLSEAELQVVPIIAKCLEGMKVASDAVNAKNDSQVLIELHKSGFARPSDLEFEDFSQPMNRAPSDSSLGTPSDGRPELRGPSRSRAKRWPFGKKNKPRPLSLLPLGGSLPSALPNGPPSPRSGRDPLAILSEISKSVKPRLASFRSFRGSRGTVATEDFSHLPPEQQRKRLQQQLEERNRELQKEVDQREALKKMKDVYEKTPQMGDPASLEPQITETLSNIERLKLEVQKYEAWLAEAESRVLSNRGDSLSRHTRPPDPPASAPPDDGHNSSQDNKESSEGHPSEEGQDTPIYTEFDEDFEEEPTSPIGHCVAIYHFEGSSEGTISMAEGEDLSLMEEDKGDGWTRVRRKHGGEGYVPTSYLRVTLN, from the exons GATCAGTTTGAGGTGCTCGAGCGCCACACGCAGTGGGGCCTGGACCTGCTGGACAAATACGTGAAGTTCGTGAAAGAGCGAACGGAGGTGGAGCAGGCCTATGCGAAGCAGTTGCG GAGCCTGGTGAAAAAATACCTGCCCAAGAGACCTGCCAAAGATGACCCTGATTCCAA GTTCAGCCAGCAGCAGGCCTTCCTGCAAATTCTCCAGGAGGTGAACGACTTTGCGGGGCAGCGGGAGCTGGTGGCCGAGAACCTCAGTGTCCGGGTGTGCCTGGAGTTGGCCAAGTACTCCCAGGAGATGAAGCAGGAGAGAAAGCTG CACTTCCAGGAGGGCCGGCGGGCCCAACAGCAGCTAGAAAATGGCTTCAAACAACTGGAGAAT AGCAAGAGGAAGTTTGAGCGGGACTGCCGGGAAGCCGAGAAGGCAGCCCAGACTGCTGAACGGCTGGACCAGGATATCAATGCCACCAAGGCTGACGTGGAGAAG GCCAAGCAACAAGCCCACCTTCGGAGTCACATGgcagaagaaagcaaaaatgagTACGCAGCCCAGCTACAGCGGTTCAACCGAGACCAGGCCCACTTCTACTTTTCCCAGATGCCCCAGATATTTGAT aagcTACAGGACATGGATGAGCGCCGGGCGAGCCGCCTGGGGGCTGGGTATGGGTTCCTGTCAGAGGCTGAGCTGCAGGTGGTGCCAATTATCGCCAAGTGCCTGGAAGGCATGAAGGTGGCCTCAGATGCTGTGAATGCCAAGAAC GACTCCCAGGTCCTCATTGAGCTGCACAAGTCTGGTTTTGCACGCCCAAGCGACCTGGAATTTGAAGACTTCAGCCAGCCCATGAACCGAGCTCCCTCCGACAGTAGCCTGGGTACCCCCTCCGATGGCCGGCCGGAGCTCCGAGGCCCGAGCCGCAGCCGTGCCAAACGCTGGCCCTTTGGCAAGAAGAACAAG CCGCGCCCCCTATCCCTCTTGCCCCTGGGGGGCTCCTTGCCCTCGGCATTGCCTAACGGACCCCCGTCCCCCCGCTCCGGCCGCGACCCCTTGGCTATACTGAGCGAGATCAGTAAGTCGGTCAAACCGCGGCTAGCGTCCTTCCGCAGCTTTCGAGGCAGCCGTGGG ACAGTGGCGACCGAGGACTTCAGCCACTTGCCCCCAGAGCAGCAGAGAAAGCGGCTTCAACAGCAGCTGGAGGAGCGCAATCGGGAACTTCAGAAGGAGGTGGACCAGAG AGAAGCCCTAAAGAAAATGAAGGATGTGTATGAGAAGACCCCGCAGATGGGGGACCCAGCCAGCCTGGAGCCCCAGATCACGGAAACCCTGAGCAACATCGAGCGGCTCAAGTTGGAGGTACAGAAGTATGAG GCCTGGCTGGCAGAAGCTGAGAGCCGGGTACTGAGCAACCGAGGGGACAGCCTCAGCCGTCACACCCGGCCTCCCGACCCCCCAGCCAGCGCCCCTCCGGACGACGGCCACAACAGTTCACAGGACAACAAAGAGAG CTCCGAAGGACACCCCTCGGAGGAGGGTCAGGATACCCCTATCTACACGGAGTTCGATGAGGACTTTGAAGAGGAGCCCACCTCTCCCATAGGTCACTGTGTGGCCATTTATCACTTCGAAG GGTCCAGCGAGGGCACCATCTCCATGGCGGAGGGAGAAGACCTCAGCCTCATGGAAGAGGACAAAGGCGACGGCTGGACCCGCGTCCGGCGGAAACACGGCGGAGAGGGCTACGTGCCCACCTCCTACCTTCGTGTCACGCTCAACTGA
- the TRIP10 gene encoding cdc42-interacting protein 4 isoform X2 yields MDWGTELWDQFEVLERHTQWGLDLLDKYVKFVKERTEVEQAYAKQLRFSQQQAFLQILQEVNDFAGQRELVAENLSVRVCLELAKYSQEMKQERKLHFQEGRRAQQQLENGFKQLENSKRKFERDCREAEKAAQTAERLDQDINATKADVEKAKQQAHLRSHMAEESKNEYAAQLQRFNRDQAHFYFSQMPQIFDKLQDMDERRASRLGAGYGFLSEAELQVVPIIAKCLEGMKVASDAVNAKNDSQVLIELHKSGFARPSDLEFEDFSQPMNRAPSDSSLGTPSDGRPELRGPSRSRAKRWPFGKKNKPRPLSLLPLGGSLPSALPNGPPSPRSGRDPLAILSEISKSVKPRLASFRSFRGSRGTVATEDFSHLPPEQQRKRLQQQLEERNRELQKEVDQREALKKMKDVYEKTPQMGDPASLEPQITETLSNIERLKLEVQKYEAWLAEAESRVLSNRGDSLSRHTRPPDPPASAPPDDGHNSSQDNKESSEGHPSEEGQDTPIYTEFDEDFEEEPTSPIGHCVAIYHFEGSSEGTISMAEGEDLSLMEEDKGDGWTRVRRKHGGEGYVPTSYLRVTLN; encoded by the exons GATCAGTTTGAGGTGCTCGAGCGCCACACGCAGTGGGGCCTGGACCTGCTGGACAAATACGTGAAGTTCGTGAAAGAGCGAACGGAGGTGGAGCAGGCCTATGCGAAGCAGTTGCG GTTCAGCCAGCAGCAGGCCTTCCTGCAAATTCTCCAGGAGGTGAACGACTTTGCGGGGCAGCGGGAGCTGGTGGCCGAGAACCTCAGTGTCCGGGTGTGCCTGGAGTTGGCCAAGTACTCCCAGGAGATGAAGCAGGAGAGAAAGCTG CACTTCCAGGAGGGCCGGCGGGCCCAACAGCAGCTAGAAAATGGCTTCAAACAACTGGAGAAT AGCAAGAGGAAGTTTGAGCGGGACTGCCGGGAAGCCGAGAAGGCAGCCCAGACTGCTGAACGGCTGGACCAGGATATCAATGCCACCAAGGCTGACGTGGAGAAG GCCAAGCAACAAGCCCACCTTCGGAGTCACATGgcagaagaaagcaaaaatgagTACGCAGCCCAGCTACAGCGGTTCAACCGAGACCAGGCCCACTTCTACTTTTCCCAGATGCCCCAGATATTTGAT aagcTACAGGACATGGATGAGCGCCGGGCGAGCCGCCTGGGGGCTGGGTATGGGTTCCTGTCAGAGGCTGAGCTGCAGGTGGTGCCAATTATCGCCAAGTGCCTGGAAGGCATGAAGGTGGCCTCAGATGCTGTGAATGCCAAGAAC GACTCCCAGGTCCTCATTGAGCTGCACAAGTCTGGTTTTGCACGCCCAAGCGACCTGGAATTTGAAGACTTCAGCCAGCCCATGAACCGAGCTCCCTCCGACAGTAGCCTGGGTACCCCCTCCGATGGCCGGCCGGAGCTCCGAGGCCCGAGCCGCAGCCGTGCCAAACGCTGGCCCTTTGGCAAGAAGAACAAG CCGCGCCCCCTATCCCTCTTGCCCCTGGGGGGCTCCTTGCCCTCGGCATTGCCTAACGGACCCCCGTCCCCCCGCTCCGGCCGCGACCCCTTGGCTATACTGAGCGAGATCAGTAAGTCGGTCAAACCGCGGCTAGCGTCCTTCCGCAGCTTTCGAGGCAGCCGTGGG ACAGTGGCGACCGAGGACTTCAGCCACTTGCCCCCAGAGCAGCAGAGAAAGCGGCTTCAACAGCAGCTGGAGGAGCGCAATCGGGAACTTCAGAAGGAGGTGGACCAGAG AGAAGCCCTAAAGAAAATGAAGGATGTGTATGAGAAGACCCCGCAGATGGGGGACCCAGCCAGCCTGGAGCCCCAGATCACGGAAACCCTGAGCAACATCGAGCGGCTCAAGTTGGAGGTACAGAAGTATGAG GCCTGGCTGGCAGAAGCTGAGAGCCGGGTACTGAGCAACCGAGGGGACAGCCTCAGCCGTCACACCCGGCCTCCCGACCCCCCAGCCAGCGCCCCTCCGGACGACGGCCACAACAGTTCACAGGACAACAAAGAGAG CTCCGAAGGACACCCCTCGGAGGAGGGTCAGGATACCCCTATCTACACGGAGTTCGATGAGGACTTTGAAGAGGAGCCCACCTCTCCCATAGGTCACTGTGTGGCCATTTATCACTTCGAAG GGTCCAGCGAGGGCACCATCTCCATGGCGGAGGGAGAAGACCTCAGCCTCATGGAAGAGGACAAAGGCGACGGCTGGACCCGCGTCCGGCGGAAACACGGCGGAGAGGGCTACGTGCCCACCTCCTACCTTCGTGTCACGCTCAACTGA
- the TRIP10 gene encoding cdc42-interacting protein 4 isoform X3, translating into MDWGTELWDQFEVLERHTQWGLDLLDKYVKFVKERTEVEQAYAKQLRSLVKKYLPKRPAKDDPDSKFSQQQAFLQILQEVNDFAGQRELVAENLSVRVCLELAKYSQEMKQERKLHFQEGRRAQQQLENGFKQLENSKRKFERDCREAEKAAQTAERLDQDINATKADVEKAKQQAHLRSHMAEESKNEYAAQLQRFNRDQAHFYFSQMPQIFDKLQDMDERRASRLGAGYGFLSEAELQVVPIIAKCLEGMKVASDAVNAKNDSQVLIELHKSGFARPSDLEFEDFSQPMNRAPSDSSLGTPSDGRPELRGPSRSRAKRWPFGKKNKTVATEDFSHLPPEQQRKRLQQQLEERNRELQKEVDQREALKKMKDVYEKTPQMGDPASLEPQITETLSNIERLKLEVQKYEAWLAEAESRVLSNRGDSLSRHTRPPDPPASAPPDDGHNSSQDNKESSEGHPSEEGQDTPIYTEFDEDFEEEPTSPIGHCVAIYHFEGSSEGTISMAEGEDLSLMEEDKGDGWTRVRRKHGGEGYVPTSYLRVTLN; encoded by the exons GATCAGTTTGAGGTGCTCGAGCGCCACACGCAGTGGGGCCTGGACCTGCTGGACAAATACGTGAAGTTCGTGAAAGAGCGAACGGAGGTGGAGCAGGCCTATGCGAAGCAGTTGCG GAGCCTGGTGAAAAAATACCTGCCCAAGAGACCTGCCAAAGATGACCCTGATTCCAA GTTCAGCCAGCAGCAGGCCTTCCTGCAAATTCTCCAGGAGGTGAACGACTTTGCGGGGCAGCGGGAGCTGGTGGCCGAGAACCTCAGTGTCCGGGTGTGCCTGGAGTTGGCCAAGTACTCCCAGGAGATGAAGCAGGAGAGAAAGCTG CACTTCCAGGAGGGCCGGCGGGCCCAACAGCAGCTAGAAAATGGCTTCAAACAACTGGAGAAT AGCAAGAGGAAGTTTGAGCGGGACTGCCGGGAAGCCGAGAAGGCAGCCCAGACTGCTGAACGGCTGGACCAGGATATCAATGCCACCAAGGCTGACGTGGAGAAG GCCAAGCAACAAGCCCACCTTCGGAGTCACATGgcagaagaaagcaaaaatgagTACGCAGCCCAGCTACAGCGGTTCAACCGAGACCAGGCCCACTTCTACTTTTCCCAGATGCCCCAGATATTTGAT aagcTACAGGACATGGATGAGCGCCGGGCGAGCCGCCTGGGGGCTGGGTATGGGTTCCTGTCAGAGGCTGAGCTGCAGGTGGTGCCAATTATCGCCAAGTGCCTGGAAGGCATGAAGGTGGCCTCAGATGCTGTGAATGCCAAGAAC GACTCCCAGGTCCTCATTGAGCTGCACAAGTCTGGTTTTGCACGCCCAAGCGACCTGGAATTTGAAGACTTCAGCCAGCCCATGAACCGAGCTCCCTCCGACAGTAGCCTGGGTACCCCCTCCGATGGCCGGCCGGAGCTCCGAGGCCCGAGCCGCAGCCGTGCCAAACGCTGGCCCTTTGGCAAGAAGAACAAG ACAGTGGCGACCGAGGACTTCAGCCACTTGCCCCCAGAGCAGCAGAGAAAGCGGCTTCAACAGCAGCTGGAGGAGCGCAATCGGGAACTTCAGAAGGAGGTGGACCAGAG AGAAGCCCTAAAGAAAATGAAGGATGTGTATGAGAAGACCCCGCAGATGGGGGACCCAGCCAGCCTGGAGCCCCAGATCACGGAAACCCTGAGCAACATCGAGCGGCTCAAGTTGGAGGTACAGAAGTATGAG GCCTGGCTGGCAGAAGCTGAGAGCCGGGTACTGAGCAACCGAGGGGACAGCCTCAGCCGTCACACCCGGCCTCCCGACCCCCCAGCCAGCGCCCCTCCGGACGACGGCCACAACAGTTCACAGGACAACAAAGAGAG CTCCGAAGGACACCCCTCGGAGGAGGGTCAGGATACCCCTATCTACACGGAGTTCGATGAGGACTTTGAAGAGGAGCCCACCTCTCCCATAGGTCACTGTGTGGCCATTTATCACTTCGAAG GGTCCAGCGAGGGCACCATCTCCATGGCGGAGGGAGAAGACCTCAGCCTCATGGAAGAGGACAAAGGCGACGGCTGGACCCGCGTCCGGCGGAAACACGGCGGAGAGGGCTACGTGCCCACCTCCTACCTTCGTGTCACGCTCAACTGA